The Armatimonadota bacterium genomic sequence AGATGGGCACCGGGGGCGAGAGCACCGGCGCCGCTGCGGGCGGCGTAGGTGGCGGCGTGTGGACCGGAGGCTGCGCCGCCGCAGGAGGAAGGGCAGCCGCAGGTGGCTGCGGCGCGGCATCGCCGCCCTGCCCTCCGGTTCCCGGGCCTGCCTGTGACGCCGCGCCGGGCGAGGAGCCTAGCGCCGCGGATCCCTCGCTGGCAGAAGACGCAGGAGCACCACCGGCCTGGCCGCTGTGCGGCTGAGTGGCCTGGGCCGCCGCGCCTGCTCCATGAGGCCGCGCGGCCTGGGTCGGCTTCGAGACAGAGCGGCGGGCCGCGGGCGGAGCGGGCAGGGGCTTCTCCTCAGGCGGCTTCTTGTCAGGTGGCTTCTGATCCGCAGGCCTGGGCGGAGTTGAGACTTCTTCCCTGAACAGCCCGGATTCCTCTTCTGCCGAGGGGGGCGGCACCGCAGGCCCTAGGGGATCGAACGCGCGCCCGCTTCCCCCCACACCCGGTGCCGCTTCATCGGGCACTGCCCGGCCGCCCACGAGCAGGCCGGTAGCCATGGCCGCAACCGCGAAGAGCGCGGCCAGCAGGAGAACCGCAGGCAGTCGCTTCATCGCCTCAGGACGTACTCCAACGTAAGCGTTCGACCGGACGCCGGATAGCCCTGCACCGGCTCGTAGCGGGAATCCAGGAGGTTGCGGACCGCCAGGCGCAACGCGGACCCGCCTGCAAGCGGCACCTCCGCGGCCAGGCCGAGGTCGACGTACGCCGGCAGTGTGACTGTGTTGGCCGTATCGGCGAACCGCGCGCCGATGAGCGTGGCCGAAGCGGTCGCCGATGCGCCGCGCGGCAGCGCGGCGCTGAGCGCAAGCGCCGCGGAATGGCGCGCACGGTTGGGGAGGTCGAGCCCGGTCGCCGCGTCTGTTGCAGCCAGCCACGTGGAGGACGCGCGCAGCCACCAGATCGGGCCTAACGCGCCCTCGAACTCCACCGACGCTCCGCGGATCGTCGCCGCTCCCACGTTCTGCGGCGAGAAGACGAAGGAGTCATCGGGAACCCAGAGGATGAGATCGCGCACGTCGCTCCAGAACACGGTCACGCGCGCGGTGGCGCCGGGCCGCAGCGACGCCTCGATGCCGGCGTCCACCGACCAGGCATGCTCGGGACGCAGCGCCGGGTTGCCGACGGCGAAGCCGTCGAAGGGGTAGTACAGTTCGGCCATCGTCGGGCCGCGGAAGGTGCGGCCTGCGGCCAGGCGCAGGCGCAGGTCCGGGCGCGCGAAGTAGACCAGGCCCGCGCGCGGGCTGACCTGGACGCCGTAGGTCGAGTGCAGGTCGGCGCGCAGCCCTACCGAGAGCAGCAGGCGCGGTGTGAGTGCGCGGTCGTCCTGCAGGTACAGCGCGCCTGTGGTCGCGGATCGCTCTCCCACGCTGGTGCTTTGCAGGTGCTGGAGCGCAACATCCGCGCCCAACGTCACGGCGCGCGACGGAGAGAGCCGCGCTGCGCGCTGCCACTCGGCGGTCCAGGCTGTGCCGGTGTGCCTGTCGTCAATCCACCATCCGGGATCGCGGTAGGCGAGATGCTCGCGGTGCGCCGCGAAGCGCAGGCGGTTGGTTATGCCGCCCTGCTCCGACTCGAGCGTGAGCGCCGCGGCCAGACGGGCGTCTTCCTGCCGCGCAAGCGGCGACGGGAAGAACGTCGAGCCCGGGGATCCCCGCGAAGCGCTCGATCCGGTCAGGCTGAGGTCCCATCGACGGCCGGCGGCCGCATCGCCCAGGCGCAGCGAGAGATAACCGCCGCGCAGGTCGCTGTTTGGGCGGGAGCCGTCGGCCGCGTCGTAGCGCAGCGTCAGGCGGGCCGGGCCTCCGGCGGTGATTCCGAGGCTGCGCAGCCCGAACGAGCCGGCGGCCAGGGTGATCTCACCCGCCGCCCGGCGGCGAGTGACGATGGAGATCACGCCGCCCAGCGCGCCGCTGCCGTAGATGGCTGAGAACGGCCCGCGCAGCACCTCGATGCGCTCGATGTCGTCCACCGGGATCGTGCCGAGGTCCACGGTCCCCGCGAAGACGCTGTTCAGGGGAACGCCGTCCAGCAGCACCAGCACCTGTTCGGCGCTGCTCCCGCGTATGCTTGCGGTGATCAGGCCCCCTGCGCCACCGTAGGCGCGTGAGGCCACCTCGGGCAGGAACGCGATCGCCTCGCCCACGGTGCGCACGCCCAGCCGCCGCAGCTCCGCGGCGGTGAGCACCGACACGCTGGCCGGCGAGGCCGGCGCGGGCTGCGGCCGACGCGACGGAGAGACGACGTCGGGCAGCTCGAACTCGGGCGGGGGTTCCTGAGAGAACAGCGGGGAGCAGAGTCCCAGCGTGACAGAAACGCAGAGCGAAACCGCAATCAGACGAGCAAGCACCTGCCCACCTCCCTTGCCTCGAAGGCGTGTGGCATCGGTGCAGGCAGGTCTTCTGGCTCAGGATCATCGCAGGGCGCCGGCCTTCCCGGGAAACCTTCCCAGTGGCATGCCCCAAGGGGGGCGCCTGCTCTCCTTGACAGCGGCGGGACCGCGCCGGACTTGCACGGCCGCAACGCGCGACCGGGCGATACCGGACTTCCCTATTATGGCGCAGTGCCTGGTGCCCCTGCGCCGACCTGCACCGCTGTGATGCATGTTCTACGGCTGGGGCTGCTTTCCTCTACTTGAGGGCAAAGGTGACCGCCAGCGGGGAGTCGGTCATGACGTTGCCCAGTGCCAGGACCTGCACGCGCACCTCGCCTCGTCGCTCCGCGATCTGCATGACCGCCGCCCGGTGCTCGTCCACGTCAACCTGACCGCGGGGCAGTTCGGTGATGCGGGCAAACGGC encodes the following:
- a CDS encoding TonB family protein, with product MKRLPAVLLLAALFAVAAMATGLLVGGRAVPDEAAPGVGGSGRAFDPLGPAVPPPSAEEESGLFREEVSTPPRPADQKPPDKKPPEEKPLPAPPAARRSVSKPTQAARPHGAGAAAQATQPHSGQAGGAPASSASEGSAALGSSPGAASQAGPGTGGQGGDAAPQPPAAALPPAAAQPPVHTPPPTPPAAAPVLSPPVPISLPPPAHPDAWRVIVEAPGLAAEARAERLAARVRLRLLVREDGTVGRVEVAVPSGRPEMDAAAAAAAAGWRFLPARRDGAPITSIVLVWVAFVVAP
- a CDS encoding TonB-dependent receptor — encoded protein: MLARLIAVSLCVSVTLGLCSPLFSQEPPPEFELPDVVSPSRRPQPAPASPASVSVLTAAELRRLGVRTVGEAIAFLPEVASRAYGGAGGLITASIRGSSAEQVLVLLDGVPLNSVFAGTVDLGTIPVDDIERIEVLRGPFSAIYGSGALGGVISIVTRRRAAGEITLAAGSFGLRSLGITAGGPARLTLRYDAADGSRPNSDLRGGYLSLRLGDAAAGRRWDLSLTGSSASRGSPGSTFFPSPLARQEDARLAAALTLESEQGGITNRLRFAAHREHLAYRDPGWWIDDRHTGTAWTAEWQRAARLSPSRAVTLGADVALQHLQSTSVGERSATTGALYLQDDRALTPRLLLSVGLRADLHSTYGVQVSPRAGLVYFARPDLRLRLAAGRTFRGPTMAELYYPFDGFAVGNPALRPEHAWSVDAGIEASLRPGATARVTVFWSDVRDLILWVPDDSFVFSPQNVGAATIRGASVEFEGALGPIWWLRASSTWLAATDAATGLDLPNRARHSAALALSAALPRGASATASATLIGARFADTANTVTLPAYVDLGLAAEVPLAGGSALRLAVRNLLDSRYEPVQGYPASGRTLTLEYVLRR